One Trachemys scripta elegans isolate TJP31775 chromosome 4, CAS_Tse_1.0, whole genome shotgun sequence genomic region harbors:
- the C4H6orf89 gene encoding bombesin receptor-activated protein C6orf89 homolog isoform X1: protein MLCMLGLLCSDKSHTLSCCRRDFSLVAMELSASEPSIYDKLSETIDLVRQTGHQCGMSEKAIEKFVKQLLEKNEPQRGPPRYPLLMALYKGLLTLGLILLTAYFVMQPYSPSPPETTLSRAHAWGFLVGHIRLLSLPIAKKYMLEKCHNWWGLDCRQNGSEIPANCSCCAAIQSLQVVTDLGQLSENLQRPQPLLIKTGQRLSYDELKHFQSQYPELTEITIEENSAELWRCLPRRMFPFAFPWYKALNKTQILQELFPALSLLAFPKAISLESCFLIRNPELGNKTHRLHSMFAIGSGQLTLNIAPYTECRGHCRTLSVELEAGDFGYASADYWKMSFNSRGAEPIVICDGSAS from the exons ATGCTGTGTATGCTGGGGCTCCTGTGTAGTGACAAGtcacacaccctctcctgctgcAGGAG GGATTTTTCACTGGTGGCCATGGAGCTTTCTGCCAGCGAACCCAGCATTTATGACAAGCTATCGGAGACCATTGACCTGGTGAGGCAGACTGGACACCAATGTGGAATGTCAGAAAAAGCCATTGAGAAGTTTGTCAAGCAGCTCTTGGAAAAGAATGAGCCCCAAAGGGGACCCCCCCGGTACCCTCTCTTGATGGCTCTCTATAAG GGCCTGCTTACCCTGGGCTTAATCTTGCTAACTGCGTACTTCGTGATGCAGCCGTATAGCCCTTCGCCACCTGAAACCACGCTCTCCAGAGCCCATGCCTGGGGCTTCCTCGTCGGTCACATCCGGCTGCTGTCTTTGCCTATTGCCAAGAAGTACATGCTGGAGA AGTGCCATAACTGGTGGGGACTAGACTGCAGGCAGAATGGTTCTGAGATTCCTGCCAACTGCTCTTGCTGCGCTGCCATTCAAAGCCTCCAGGTAGTGACTGACCTAGGACAATTATCAGAAAACCTCCAGAGGCCTCAGCCCCTCTTAATCAAG ACAGGGCAGCGTCTGTCTTATGATGAACTGAAGCATTTTCAGTCCCAGTACCCGGAATTGACAGAGATCACAATAGAAGAGAATTCAGCTGAACTCTGGCGCTGCCTTCCAAGACGGATGTTTCCATTTGCCTTCCCCTG gTACAAAGCCCTGAATAAAACTCAGATTCTCCAGGAACTTTTCCCTGCCTTGTCTTTGCTGGCATTCCCAAAGGCAATCTCCCTGGAAAGCTGCTTTCTCATTCGCAACCCAGAGTTAGGGAATAAG ACCCACAGACTGCACAGCATGTTTGCTATTGGAAGCGGCCAGCTAACCCTGAATATTGCACCTTACACTGAGTGCAGAGGACACTGCAGGACTCTGTCGGTGGAGCTGGAAGCTGGGGATTTTG GCTATGCCAGCGCGGATTACTGGAAGATGAGCTTTAActccagaggagcagagcccatAGTCATTTGCGATGGATCCGCTAGCTAA
- the C4H6orf89 gene encoding bombesin receptor-activated protein C6orf89 homolog isoform X2: MGDFSLVAMELSASEPSIYDKLSETIDLVRQTGHQCGMSEKAIEKFVKQLLEKNEPQRGPPRYPLLMALYKGLLTLGLILLTAYFVMQPYSPSPPETTLSRAHAWGFLVGHIRLLSLPIAKKYMLEKCHNWWGLDCRQNGSEIPANCSCCAAIQSLQVVTDLGQLSENLQRPQPLLIKTGQRLSYDELKHFQSQYPELTEITIEENSAELWRCLPRRMFPFAFPWYKALNKTQILQELFPALSLLAFPKAISLESCFLIRNPELGNKTHRLHSMFAIGSGQLTLNIAPYTECRGHCRTLSVELEAGDFGYASADYWKMSFNSRGAEPIVICDGSAS; this comes from the exons ATGGG GGATTTTTCACTGGTGGCCATGGAGCTTTCTGCCAGCGAACCCAGCATTTATGACAAGCTATCGGAGACCATTGACCTGGTGAGGCAGACTGGACACCAATGTGGAATGTCAGAAAAAGCCATTGAGAAGTTTGTCAAGCAGCTCTTGGAAAAGAATGAGCCCCAAAGGGGACCCCCCCGGTACCCTCTCTTGATGGCTCTCTATAAG GGCCTGCTTACCCTGGGCTTAATCTTGCTAACTGCGTACTTCGTGATGCAGCCGTATAGCCCTTCGCCACCTGAAACCACGCTCTCCAGAGCCCATGCCTGGGGCTTCCTCGTCGGTCACATCCGGCTGCTGTCTTTGCCTATTGCCAAGAAGTACATGCTGGAGA AGTGCCATAACTGGTGGGGACTAGACTGCAGGCAGAATGGTTCTGAGATTCCTGCCAACTGCTCTTGCTGCGCTGCCATTCAAAGCCTCCAGGTAGTGACTGACCTAGGACAATTATCAGAAAACCTCCAGAGGCCTCAGCCCCTCTTAATCAAG ACAGGGCAGCGTCTGTCTTATGATGAACTGAAGCATTTTCAGTCCCAGTACCCGGAATTGACAGAGATCACAATAGAAGAGAATTCAGCTGAACTCTGGCGCTGCCTTCCAAGACGGATGTTTCCATTTGCCTTCCCCTG gTACAAAGCCCTGAATAAAACTCAGATTCTCCAGGAACTTTTCCCTGCCTTGTCTTTGCTGGCATTCCCAAAGGCAATCTCCCTGGAAAGCTGCTTTCTCATTCGCAACCCAGAGTTAGGGAATAAG ACCCACAGACTGCACAGCATGTTTGCTATTGGAAGCGGCCAGCTAACCCTGAATATTGCACCTTACACTGAGTGCAGAGGACACTGCAGGACTCTGTCGGTGGAGCTGGAAGCTGGGGATTTTG GCTATGCCAGCGCGGATTACTGGAAGATGAGCTTTAActccagaggagcagagcccatAGTCATTTGCGATGGATCCGCTAGCTAA
- the C4H6orf89 gene encoding bombesin receptor-activated protein C6orf89 homolog isoform X3 — protein MELSASEPSIYDKLSETIDLVRQTGHQCGMSEKAIEKFVKQLLEKNEPQRGPPRYPLLMALYKGLLTLGLILLTAYFVMQPYSPSPPETTLSRAHAWGFLVGHIRLLSLPIAKKYMLEKCHNWWGLDCRQNGSEIPANCSCCAAIQSLQVVTDLGQLSENLQRPQPLLIKTGQRLSYDELKHFQSQYPELTEITIEENSAELWRCLPRRMFPFAFPWYKALNKTQILQELFPALSLLAFPKAISLESCFLIRNPELGNKTHRLHSMFAIGSGQLTLNIAPYTECRGHCRTLSVELEAGDFGYASADYWKMSFNSRGAEPIVICDGSAS, from the exons ATGGAGCTTTCTGCCAGCGAACCCAGCATTTATGACAAGCTATCGGAGACCATTGACCTGGTGAGGCAGACTGGACACCAATGTGGAATGTCAGAAAAAGCCATTGAGAAGTTTGTCAAGCAGCTCTTGGAAAAGAATGAGCCCCAAAGGGGACCCCCCCGGTACCCTCTCTTGATGGCTCTCTATAAG GGCCTGCTTACCCTGGGCTTAATCTTGCTAACTGCGTACTTCGTGATGCAGCCGTATAGCCCTTCGCCACCTGAAACCACGCTCTCCAGAGCCCATGCCTGGGGCTTCCTCGTCGGTCACATCCGGCTGCTGTCTTTGCCTATTGCCAAGAAGTACATGCTGGAGA AGTGCCATAACTGGTGGGGACTAGACTGCAGGCAGAATGGTTCTGAGATTCCTGCCAACTGCTCTTGCTGCGCTGCCATTCAAAGCCTCCAGGTAGTGACTGACCTAGGACAATTATCAGAAAACCTCCAGAGGCCTCAGCCCCTCTTAATCAAG ACAGGGCAGCGTCTGTCTTATGATGAACTGAAGCATTTTCAGTCCCAGTACCCGGAATTGACAGAGATCACAATAGAAGAGAATTCAGCTGAACTCTGGCGCTGCCTTCCAAGACGGATGTTTCCATTTGCCTTCCCCTG gTACAAAGCCCTGAATAAAACTCAGATTCTCCAGGAACTTTTCCCTGCCTTGTCTTTGCTGGCATTCCCAAAGGCAATCTCCCTGGAAAGCTGCTTTCTCATTCGCAACCCAGAGTTAGGGAATAAG ACCCACAGACTGCACAGCATGTTTGCTATTGGAAGCGGCCAGCTAACCCTGAATATTGCACCTTACACTGAGTGCAGAGGACACTGCAGGACTCTGTCGGTGGAGCTGGAAGCTGGGGATTTTG GCTATGCCAGCGCGGATTACTGGAAGATGAGCTTTAActccagaggagcagagcccatAGTCATTTGCGATGGATCCGCTAGCTAA